AAAATATCCTCCGGTATGCCCACCACACTCTCGGTACGAGTCGTGCGTGTCTACCTGTGCCCCCAGCTGCGGATTTAGGCAGCCCACAACATGCGTTACGATCTGCCACAGAGGCGCTTGCGTCTGCGACAAGGGCTTTGCCGAAATCTGGACAGACAACGGGAAGATATGCGTTCCCCTAGAAAAATGCGATTGGTACATCCGGAATTTATTGACGCGCAACGGGACCATCATAAATGGAGTTAGGGGAGGTGTGCTGGGAGGTGTAGGTCAATCAGGCGGCTTGGTAATGGGCCCAGGGGGCGCGCTGGTACCTGGTGCGATGGGGCTTCTTCCGTTCGGCGCAGGAATGCTCGCAGGAGGCGCTTCCTTATTGGGTACTGGTGGAACCGGTGGCACTAGCGTCAGCGTGCGAGGGGGAGGTACATCAGTTACACACACCGGAGGATCTGGCGTGAGTGGGGCTGGAAGTAGTACGGGGATTGTAAACAGTCACGGTGTGGGAGGGAGCATTCCTATAGGAATATCATCCGCAGCGGGCGTATCCTCATCGGGTACCACTGGAAATGGCATGGGTGGGGTCCGCGTAGGTTCAGTGGGAGGATCCATAGGTAGTAATGGAGGAGTTGGTGGTTTAGGTGCTGGTCTAGGCGGCGGAGGTACGCCAATTTCTATTTCTACAGGAACTCGTGGGGGACATTTCGGATTCAATACAGGGGGTGTGCGTGTACCTGGTATCGCTGTGAGTCTCCCCACTAGTGCAGTAACAACTGCCTCGGGTATGTCAACATCGCATGTCGCGGGAACTACTGGGCCCATCGTTGCGGTTAACCCGGCAGGTGCATCCTTAGGTGGTGCTGCGGGAGTTACAGGAGTCGGTAACGGCGTGCATAGCCCAAGCTTTTCCCTTACCACGGGATCACACACGGGTAGCTTAGGAAGCACTGCAACCAGTATACACGCCCCCGGTGGCGGAGTGAGTTTCCCAGCCGGTGCAGGATCACCTACAGTCGGTTCAACGTCACCCATTGCCACAGGAGCTGGTGGGGTTAGAGTTGGTGGAGGCTCGGGGGGAACAGGTTCCGGTACCGCTATAGCATTCGGCGGAGTCGGAAGCGGCTTACACGCAGGTGGCTCACGCGCAACTGGTGCGGGAACTTCTGGTATGGGAATTGCCACAAGAGGCATAGGAAACACTGCCTCGGGTAGCTCCGCAGTCTCAACAAGTGAGCGGCAGCCGTCTCGTGGCGTAGAAAATGGCCTAATCAATGTGGATAACTCCGGGCACTTAGCTGTCGACCATACCGGACCAACTGCCGTCACTGGTACCGGCCTACACGGAGCAGCTGTGAGCTCTGCGGCTGCTCACGGATCAGCCGCGGCCGGTGTCCCAGCCGTCAGAGGAGGCGCATCTGCCAGTGCTGTAACAGAGCATGTCACTGGAATTGGTGGAACAATACCAGAAAGTACAACCCGACCTGGTACTATTGCGCATACAGGAGGTGGTGCTGTTCTAACATCTGGGGTTTCATCACCAAGTGGTGGCGCCGGTATAAGTGGGGCAGGTGGCAGTATAGAAAGAGGAAGTGTCCTAATGACCACAGGAGGATCACACTCACATGAACTTGGAGCAGTCGGCGGTGTCGCTTCCGGAATACACTCAGGGCTTACACCGTTGCACGGGCATGCTGGACACGTGGGCGGATCAACCGTATATGGCGGCGCTGTACACGGCGGAGGTCGAGCTGGGCTTGCCTCAGAGGCTTCATCTTCAGGTGGTAGTGCAGCTTCTAGTGGCACCGGTTCTCTCGTCAATGCAGCAGGTGTCACAATGAACACAGGTCGTACACCCTCATACGGACCAGTATTAACTGGCGGTGTCTCTTCAGGAACAGTTCCAGGGGTTACACCCTCACATGGCCCTGTCGGAGTCGCAACGAGCAGTACCGGACTATCTCCAGGTAGTGCGTCGCTAAGGGGTACTACAGCCTCAGGAGGGACTGGGGTTGGAGGTACCAGTGTTGGTGTCGGGACAGCGGGTGTGCACTCATCCGTAGTCACAATACCTGGAGGCCTCGCAGGCGGAATATCCCCAGGCGGCATGGTTGCATCTGGTACAGGAGGGATAGGTAGGATTATTGGAAGCAGTGCTACTGCCGGAATGCACCCAGTGAGCGTCGGTTTACCTAGTGGCGTTAATGTCGCATTACCTCCAGGAACTACAGCATCAGCTGGGTCCGTCGAGAGTGGTAGGATTAGTGGTAGTAGGCTCCCTGCCGGCTCAAGCCCAGCAAGTATAAACGTCGCTACTGGCACTCTACCAGGTGGCACTGCCGCCGTATTGTCCCCAGTGACTGTTGCAGCAGGTCCTGCCACAGTAATTAGCGTGGTTGGTGGAAATGGAGCCACTGG
The nucleotide sequence above comes from Dermacentor andersoni chromosome 10, qqDerAnde1_hic_scaffold, whole genome shotgun sequence. Encoded proteins:
- the LOC126543640 gene encoding uncharacterized protein — protein: MYRITIVLAAFSVAAVKGHSNCVGCDTKICGENEVPVRGHARRDRFCRPAITPHELFSQLRMCICKPHYVRNSWNECIPRKHCRRCRSRLQKDWHLCSSACPVTSNLIVPFCRNMCVPGCDCPPDWVVDSRNWKRCVKAAKYPPVCPPHSRYESCVSTCAPSCGFRQPTTCVTICHRGACVCDKGFAEIWTDNGKICVPLEKCDWYIRNLLTRNGTIINGVRGGVLGGVGQSGGLVMGPGGALVPGAMGLLPFGAGMLAGGASLLGTGGTGGTSVSVRGGGTSVTHTGGSGVSGAGSSTGIVNSHGVGGSIPIGISSAAGVSSSGTTGNGMGGVRVGSVGGSIGSNGGVGGLGAGLGGGGTPISISTGTRGGHFGFNTGGVRVPGIAVSLPTSAVTTASGMSTSHVAGTTGPIVAVNPAGASLGGAAGVTGVGNGVHSPSFSLTTGSHTGSLGSTATSIHAPGGGVSFPAGAGSPTVGSTSPIATGAGGVRVGGGSGGTGSGTAIAFGGVGSGLHAGGSRATGAGTSGMGIATRGIGNTASGSSAVSTSERQPSRGVENGLINVDNSGHLAVDHTGPTAVTGTGLHGAAVSSAAAHGSAAAGVPAVRGGASASAVTEHVTGIGGTIPESTTRPGTIAHTGGGAVLTSGVSSPSGGAGISGAGGSIERGSVLMTTGGSHSHELGAVGGVASGIHSGLTPLHGHAGHVGGSTVYGGAVHGGGRAGLASEASSSGGSAASSGTGSLVNAAGVTMNTGRTPSYGPVLTGGVSSGTVPGVTPSHGPVGVATSSTGLSPGSASLRGTTASGGTGVGGTSVGVGTAGVHSSVVTIPGGLAGGISPGGMVASGTGGIGRIIGSSATAGMHPVSVGLPSGVNVALPPGTTASAGSVESGRISGSRLPAGSSPASINVATGTLPGGTAAVLSPVTVAAGPATVISVVGGNGATGGPANAHVATPALPGHGSVVISPGVAAPSIATHNSLASGGVVGGRTNGAGATSLGVTTVGGSNVRIAPVVVLTGANTATVGAGTKLLPDSSYPTYVIVTGISPSGVGNGTVVNYGFTNVTGVNSGGIDTGEGPAASGGLEDGAK